From Paraglaciecola sp. L1A13:
TAAAATGAGTACTCATAATTGCTCCTTGTTGAAATATCTTGTTGCATTATACCTTATACTTTCGTCGAATAGATTTAGTTCAACTCAAATGTGACGCTATTCATCGCGAATTAAATAATATTTACTATATTGTTGCTTATTAATTTTTAAGTTCGGCAATACGAAAAAATCCGCTAACCATAAGGCTAACGGATCTTCTAAATCGTGTAGTTAAAGGCTAATTAAAAACTCATGCCTCAACTACCAGCAAATTTGTTTCCTTTGACATTGACTTAAAGTTTTTCAAATCAAAATTTAAAGTTCAAAATCCACACCGTAACCTACGCTAAATTTAATTGAATCGTTATCGTAAGCATCAGCACCTGTATCATCTAAGTCAGTGCCAGTAACAGCGAAGCTAAAGCCGTCTTTCGCTATTGAGACACCCCAGTCTGCATAACCGTCTGGTACGCCATTAAAATCTTCAGCGAAATCACCTTGGTGGTAACCCACGTGAAGTCCCAGCTCGGCACCATTTAATACCGGCATTCCGTAGTCGACTGAAATATAGGAAGCTTGGGCAAAGCCATAATCTCGACCTTCGCCTTCGTCAGCTTCTGTGTGCGCTAACAATGAAAGTGTTGCACTAAGACCACCGTAGCCTACCGAACCATATACTTCAGCAAAGTCAAAGTTTGCTTCACTGTCGTAGTTGTAATAAAGATAACCGACATCATAAGTGATATCACCAGATTCGCCTGAAAAACCAAAATACATATCGTGCTCGTACGAATAAACATCATCAGCACCATAATTTACGTTAGATACCCACGTACCAACATAGAAGCCGCTTTCGTTTGCGTAATCGATACCGCCTTGCACTGCCGCGTCGTTAGTTGTTTGTGTTAGACCACGCCAAATATAGTTACTTGTAACGCTTGCGTTAGCAGTAACTTCTGCATAAGAAGGTGCAGATGCAATCAGGGTTGCCGAAGTCAGCGCAAGGGCGAGTACTGTTTTCTTCATTGATGAGTTCATATGTGTTCTCCATGTGTTTTGATTTATTTATTTAGGCTTTCTGTCTAATTATTATTATTATGTTTGAACACTACTACGCAAAAGGAATGCCTAAATATCGAACACATAAAATAATTTGTATAACAATTTTATTACATTGATATAAAAGGTTTTTTTGGAATATTTTCGAAATGGTGTGTTAATTACCCTGTAATTTATCCATGCAACTACGCACTACTTTATTGCACAAGCACTAATATGGTGCAAAATTCAGACTTTTGTCCTAAGTCTTTATTCGGTAACATAAAGTTTTTGCATAACTCGAGGCTTATATGCGTCCTTTTTTGATTGCTCCATCCATTCTTTCAGCAGATTTCGCCCGTTTAGGCGCTGAAGTAGACGCAGTGCTAGCCGCAGGAGCTGATGTGATTCATTTTGATGTTATGGATAACCATTACGTACCGAATCTCACTATTGGGCCAATGATATGCAAAGCCCTGCGCGATTATGGCGTAACCGCTGAAATCGATGTACATCTTATGGTAGAACCCGTAGATGAAATGATCGTTAGTTTTGCCAAAGCAGGCGCCAGCATGATCAGCTTTCATCCTGAAGCCTCGCGGCACGTCGACCGAAGTATACAGCTCATCATCGATTCTGGCTGCAAGCCAGGCTTAGTACTTAACCCTGCTACATCATTAGATTGTCTTGATTACACACTACATAAACTGCATCATATTTTACTTATGTCGGTAAACCCGGGATTCGGTGGGCAGGCGTTCATCCCCGAGACGTTGGATAAACTGCAAATAGTGAAGAAAATGGTGCAAGCATGTGGGCGCGATATCCGAATAGAAATTGACGGTGGCGTAAAAGTCGATAATATTCGCGCCATAGCCCAAGCAGGCGCTGATATGTTTGTTGCAGGCTCCGCCATTTTTAATCAGCCTGATTATCATCAAGTGATTGATGAGATGCGTGCTGAATTAGCCAAAGTGATTTCCTAATTAACTCCAAAAATAGAATAATTATCTTATGAGTAAACCAATTGTATTAAGCGGCTGCCAGCCTTCTGGACAACTTACCCTAGGCAACTACATTGGCGCACTTCGTCAATGGGTAAATATGCAAGACGACAACGAATGTCTTTATATGTTGGTTGATATGCATGCAATCACTGTACGCCAAGATCCTAAAGCTTTGTACAATGCCTGTTTAGACGGTTTGGCATTGTACGTTGCCTGCGGCATTGATCCGGCCAAGAGCACTATCTTCATGCAGTCTCATGTGCCACAGCACGCTCAGCTTGCCTGGATAATGAACTGCTATACCCAAATGGGTGAACTGAATCGTATGACTCAGTTTAAAGACAAATCAGCAAAAAACATCACCAATATTAATGCCGGGTTATACACCTACCCAGCATTGATGGCCGCAGATATATTGTTATATCAAGCAAAGCAAGTACCGGTAGGTGAAGATCAAAAACAGCATTTAGAACTGACTCGTGATGTGGCTACCCGCTTTAACAATATCTATGGGGACGTATTCACGATACCTGATCCCTACATTCCTGAAGTTGGTGCGCGTATAATGAGCCTGCAAGATCCGCTTAAAAAGATGTCTAAATCAGATGATAACCAAAATAACTTTGTTGGTTTATTGGAAGACCCTAAAAAGATCAGCAAAAAGATAAAGCGCGCGGTAACCGATTCAGATGATCAAGCCCGCATCTATTTCGATACGGCTGAAAAGCCAGGTGTGTCTAACCTACTTAGCTTATTGTCTTGTGCAACGGGCCAATCTATCGCTGACTTAGTGCCTGCCTATGAAGATAAGATGTACGGACACCTCAAAACAGATGTAGCCGATGCTATAGTGGCCATGTTAGAACCCATTCAGGCAAAATTCACAGAGCTTCGTCAAGATCAAACAGAATTGGATCGTATAATGGCAGTTGGTGCTGAAAAAGCTCAAGTACGCGCTCAGCAGACGATTAACAAAGTATATGAGGCTATTGGTTTCGTCACCAGCCCATTAAAGCCTTAACGTAAGATTTAATGATTTTCAAAGCAGCCTTAGTGCTGCTTTTTTTATGCCTCAAAAACCGGCACTAAGAACTACAAATATACTCTTAGTGCCCGTCTATAAGGCAAAGGAAGTCAGTCTGTTAGGTTGGGATAACATTCCAACGACTTAGATGCGGTTCATAGCAAAAAACAATATGAACACAATTATTATGTTGCAAATATGTGAAAATACGTATGGCAGTAAAAGCCATTTTCTAAACCAAATAGGACATTCGTTAGCGAATTTTAGATTTGCGATACATGCTAGGCGCAACGCCAGTCCAGCTTTTAAATGCCCGAGCAAAAGTGGCGGGTTCAGTGAAGCCAAGTAAGCGCCCTACTTGCGATATAGGCAGATCAGGTTGGCTTAAATAATGAATCGCTTCGTCCCGTCGCACGCTGTCTTTTAATTCTTGAAAACTAGTACCTTCTTCCAAAAGCTTGCGCCTGAGAGTCCGAATAGTGGTATGCAGTTGTTGGGCAATATCAGTCATACTAATCGAGGCCATATCGTCAGTGGCTTCTAGGTAGTTCAAAACCTTGCGTGTAAAAACTGGAAAGTAAGATTGGCGCTTAAACCAATCAAGTGGACAACGTTGCAGATAGTCATTCAGGTTTTGCTGTGTTTGTACTACTGGCGCACTCAAAATAGCATGCTCGAATTCAAAATAGTTACTCTGCTGTTCATACACCACTTCACATGGGAACATCAATCTATACTCTTCATAATGAACTGGCTTGGCATGCATAAAGCCTATTTGGCGCAACGGAATACGCTGTCCAATAAGCCAGCTTGGAAACCGATGCCAAAGCAATAATAGAAAATCAATCAATACGTGCTGGGGATCTAGTTCAGGTTGCGTCAAGGTTAAATAAAAACGCGCGTATTTTTCACGCTCTTCAAATTTCAGTTGTGTGGCCCTTGCGACCAAATTGTAGAATCGGGTTCCGCGTCGATAGACTTGGCGTAAACTGGCACTGTGCGAAACTTGCTTGGCCATCAAATTGAAAACACCGTGGCGAGAAGGCTCACTGCCGAAGCATAAATATTCATCGTCGGCGCTGCGCCAAACTGACTGCATCAAACGGCTGAGTTGTTCTGGCGTGATACGAACCTCATTATTAACTAACAAAGCCTTACTCAAGCCCGATTCGTTAAGCAATTGCGCCTCATCCAGTCCCCTTTCGATTGCGCGCTTAACAATTGCTTGAGCGAAATGGACAGAAATAGAATGGTGTTTATAGCGCATGAAAGATTAACTACTCGTTATATAATGCTTATACCGTATCGCCTCAGTATAACGCCTCAAGCCGGTCGCTGGAATATGCATGTATGCACAAAACAAAAAAGCACCATAGGTTTCCCTATGATGCTTTCATTACATTGTGTTTATTCGACAACTAAATTAAAACGCGTCTTCCGGCAATGACATAATACTCTCACTTCCTGCTTGAATAGAGGCGAAGCAGGCTTGAGTGCGCACTACCATATGCTCACAGAAGAACTGCGCCGATATAAGCTTAGCGTTTAAAAACTCACTATTGCCTTCTCCTGCGTCCAACTGCGCTTTAGCTTGCATGGCACTTTTGGCCATCAGCCAACCACCGCACAAGTAGCCAAATAACATCATAAAGTTTACGCTGGCACTGCCTGGTGCATTTTTGTCCGTGACGGCAATATCCAACAACCATTGCCGTGCCGCAATACCGCATTCCAATGCGGTATTGCATTGCTTAGCAGCCAGAGTAAATTGGCCACCCATGGCATCAAATTTATGCAAGTCTTGAGCAATTTCATCCAATAATGCGCCTAATGATTCACCTTTATTAACCAAGGTTTTGCGCCCGACTAAATCCAGCGCTTGCACACCGGTGGTGCCCTCATATATGGTTAAAATTCTGGCGTCACGATAAAACTGCGCTGAGCCAGTTTCTTCAATAAAGCCCATACCACCATGAATTTGCGTGCCCAGGTAAGTCAGCTCTTGAGATAATTCAGTACACCAACCTTTAACGATAGGCGTGAATAATTCGTTACGAGCACTATTACCTCGGTCTATTTCAGCAGCAGCCACCAAACACAAAGCGCGCATCGCTTCAGTGGATGATTTCATCTGCATCAACATACGGCGCACATCAGGGAACTTTATAATTGTGAAGCGGCTACCGTCTTTATTGGTGCCCTGTAAACGCTCTTTAGCATAATGTAACGCGTGCTGATAAGACGCCTCAGAAACCGCTAACCCTTGAAGGCCAACGCCTTGGCGAGCATGGTTCATCATGGTAAACATATAAGAAAGGCCTTTATGCGCCTCACCTACTAAATAACCTTTTGCACCGCCGTTTTCACCAAAGCTCATAACACATGTAGGGCTGCCATGAATTCCCAGTTTATGCTCTAGCGATACGCAATATGCGTCGTTACGTTCCGCCGGGGCACCATTTTCATCCAAATTAAACTTAGGCACGATAAACAAAGAGATCCCTTTCACACCTGCAGGTGCATCAGGCAAGCGAGCGAGCACCAAATGCACGATATTATCGGTCATCTGATGGTCACCCCAAGTGATGTAAATCTTCTGCCCCGTGATCAAGTAGTGCTCACCATTTGGGATAGCTTTGGTTTTGACCGCAGCTAAATCAGTACCTGCATCTGGCTCGGTCAGGTTCATAGTACCTGGCCATTCACCGCTCAACATTTTTGGCAAATATGACTGTTGCAAATGCTCGCTACCATGATGAGATATCGATTCAATCGCACCTTGGCTTAACAAAGGGCATAAGGCAAATGCCATATTCGACGTATGCCATACTTCATTAACCGCACTGCCTAATACGTTTGGCAGATTCTGTCCACCGAACTCTTCAGCACCGGTTAACGAGGCCCAACCGCCCTCTACATATTCTTTATACGCCTGCGCAAAGCCAGCCGTTTCTTGTACACCCGAGCCGCCATCTTTTTCTATCATAGCAGGATGATGTAAATCCCCTACTCTATTGAGCGGTGCCAACACACCACTACCTAGCTTGCCCGCTTCTGACAAAATAACCGATGCCAACTCGCTATTAATATCTTCGTGGCCCATGTCAGCACAAAGCTTATCAAAACCAACAAGTTCATTTAGAACAAACTCAGCGTCTGCTAGTGGGTGTGTGTAATCACTCATAATTTAACTCTTATCTCAGGTTTAAACTTGGTTAGTCAATTCAGGGATGACGTCAAATAAATCCGCAACCAAACCGTAATCAGCTATTTGGAATATAGGCGCATCTTCATCTTTGTTGATAGCCACAATCACTTTTGAGTCTTTCATACCCGCTAAATGCTGAATAGCGCCAGAAATTCCCACCGCGATGTAAAGGTCCGGAGCCACAACTTTACCTGTTTGCCCAACTTGCATATCGTTAGGTACAAAGCCAGCATCAACAGCAGCACGTGAAGCACCAACTGCGGCTCCAAGCTTATCAGCTAGGCTATACAGTATTTCGAAATTATCGCCATTACCCATACCTCGACCACCTGAAACAATAATCGATGCTGCTGTTAGCTCGGGTCGGTCTGACTTAGCAAGCTCTTCGCTAACGAAACGGGATTGTCCGGCATCGCATTGCTCATCGATGACTTCGATAGTGGCAGAGCCGCCTTGAGCGTTAACGCTGTCAAATGCAGTTCCGCGCACCGTCATAACTTTTATGCTGTCGTTTGATGTCACCGTCGCTATTGCATTGCCTGCGTATATCGGACGCTGGAACGTAGTTGCTGAAACCACCCCTGTAACATCTGAAATCTGGTTAACTTCTAGTAGTGCCGCCACGCGGGGTAAATAATTTTTGCCGTTAGTTGTTGCCGGCGCTAACACATGGCTATGTCCATTTACGCGCGCCACGATCAATTTGGCTATGTTTTCTGCTAATTGATACTCATACGCAGCATTGTCAGCGATTAACACTTTGGTCACACCGGCAATGCTCGCTGCGGCATCTGCGACAGCTTGGCACTGGTGACCCGCCACTAATAGTTCAATGTCACCACCAATTTGCTGCGCTGCAGCTAAGGTATTCAACGTGACAGGCTTAAGTTCTTGGTTATCATGTTCTGCAATTACCAAAATAGTCATATTCGTTCTCTCCTATTACGTACTAATTAAAGTACCTTAGCTTCGCTTTTTAATTTTTCGACTAGTTCAGCCACAGACTCAACTTTGATACCCGCTTGACGTTGAGCAGGTGCATTAACACTTTCTAAGGTAATATTGTTTTTCACTTCCACACCTAAATCAGCAGGTGTTTTTACCTCAAGGGGCTTGCGTTTTGCTTTCATAATATTGGGCAATGACGCATAACGTGGCTCATTTAAACGCAAGTCCGTAGTGATAACCGCAGGCAAATCAATTTCAATGGTTTGCAATCCGCCGTCAATTTCACGCGTAACTTGTACTTTATCGCCTTCAACTTTTACTTTTGATGCAAACGTCGCTTGGGGCTGATCAAGTAAGGCCGCCAACATTTGGCCAGTCTGATTGTTGTCTGAATCGATAGACTGCTTGCCTAAAATCACTAACTTAGGTTGCTCCTGTTCGACAACCGCTTTTAATAATTTAGCAATACTTAGCGCATCTGCCGGGGTATCGAGATCAATTTGTATACCGCGGTCAGCGCCTAGGGCGAGTGCTGTACGTATTTGTTCTTGGCAAGCTTTAGTACCAATTGAAACCACTACCACTTCACTCGCCACACCAGCTTCTTTAAGGCGCACAGCCTCTTCAACTGCAATTTCACAAAAAGGGTTCATCGCCATTTTCACGTTGGTTAAATCAACGTCGCTGTTATCAGCTTTCACACGTACTTTTACGTTGTAATCAATGACTCGTTTTACCGCTACTAATATCTTCATATTTGTCTCACTCTGTCTGTGGCACCTTAGCGATGGCTGCCCATTTTGACTCAGCGTTAGCTGAAAATAATTATAT
This genomic window contains:
- the trpS gene encoding tryptophan--tRNA ligase; its protein translation is MSKPIVLSGCQPSGQLTLGNYIGALRQWVNMQDDNECLYMLVDMHAITVRQDPKALYNACLDGLALYVACGIDPAKSTIFMQSHVPQHAQLAWIMNCYTQMGELNRMTQFKDKSAKNITNINAGLYTYPALMAADILLYQAKQVPVGEDQKQHLELTRDVATRFNNIYGDVFTIPDPYIPEVGARIMSLQDPLKKMSKSDDNQNNFVGLLEDPKKISKKIKRAVTDSDDQARIYFDTAEKPGVSNLLSLLSCATGQSIADLVPAYEDKMYGHLKTDVADAIVAMLEPIQAKFTELRQDQTELDRIMAVGAEKAQVRAQQTINKVYEAIGFVTSPLKP
- a CDS encoding TorF family putative porin, with the translated sequence MNSSMKKTVLALALTSATLIASAPSYAEVTANASVTSNYIWRGLTQTTNDAAVQGGIDYANESGFYVGTWVSNVNYGADDVYSYEHDMYFGFSGESGDITYDVGYLYYNYDSEANFDFAEVYGSVGYGGLSATLSLLAHTEADEGEGRDYGFAQASYISVDYGMPVLNGAELGLHVGYHQGDFAEDFNGVPDGYADWGVSIAKDGFSFAVTGTDLDDTGADAYDNDSIKFSVGYGVDFEL
- a CDS encoding acyl-CoA dehydrogenase, which translates into the protein MSDYTHPLADAEFVLNELVGFDKLCADMGHEDINSELASVILSEAGKLGSGVLAPLNRVGDLHHPAMIEKDGGSGVQETAGFAQAYKEYVEGGWASLTGAEEFGGQNLPNVLGSAVNEVWHTSNMAFALCPLLSQGAIESISHHGSEHLQQSYLPKMLSGEWPGTMNLTEPDAGTDLAAVKTKAIPNGEHYLITGQKIYITWGDHQMTDNIVHLVLARLPDAPAGVKGISLFIVPKFNLDENGAPAERNDAYCVSLEHKLGIHGSPTCVMSFGENGGAKGYLVGEAHKGLSYMFTMMNHARQGVGLQGLAVSEASYQHALHYAKERLQGTNKDGSRFTIIKFPDVRRMLMQMKSSTEAMRALCLVAAAEIDRGNSARNELFTPIVKGWCTELSQELTYLGTQIHGGMGFIEETGSAQFYRDARILTIYEGTTGVQALDLVGRKTLVNKGESLGALLDEIAQDLHKFDAMGGQFTLAAKQCNTALECGIAARQWLLDIAVTDKNAPGSASVNFMMLFGYLCGGWLMAKSAMQAKAQLDAGEGNSEFLNAKLISAQFFCEHMVVRTQACFASIQAGSESIMSLPEDAF
- a CDS encoding electron transfer flavoprotein subunit beta/FixA family protein, translating into MKILVAVKRVIDYNVKVRVKADNSDVDLTNVKMAMNPFCEIAVEEAVRLKEAGVASEVVVVSIGTKACQEQIRTALALGADRGIQIDLDTPADALSIAKLLKAVVEQEQPKLVILGKQSIDSDNNQTGQMLAALLDQPQATFASKVKVEGDKVQVTREIDGGLQTIEIDLPAVITTDLRLNEPRYASLPNIMKAKRKPLEVKTPADLGVEVKNNITLESVNAPAQRQAGIKVESVAELVEKLKSEAKVL
- the rpe gene encoding ribulose-phosphate 3-epimerase; translated protein: MRPFLIAPSILSADFARLGAEVDAVLAAGADVIHFDVMDNHYVPNLTIGPMICKALRDYGVTAEIDVHLMVEPVDEMIVSFAKAGASMISFHPEASRHVDRSIQLIIDSGCKPGLVLNPATSLDCLDYTLHKLHHILLMSVNPGFGGQAFIPETLDKLQIVKKMVQACGRDIRIEIDGGVKVDNIRAIAQAGADMFVAGSAIFNQPDYHQVIDEMRAELAKVIS
- a CDS encoding electron transfer flavoprotein subunit alpha/FixB family protein, coding for MTILVIAEHDNQELKPVTLNTLAAAQQIGGDIELLVAGHQCQAVADAAASIAGVTKVLIADNAAYEYQLAENIAKLIVARVNGHSHVLAPATTNGKNYLPRVAALLEVNQISDVTGVVSATTFQRPIYAGNAIATVTSNDSIKVMTVRGTAFDSVNAQGGSATIEVIDEQCDAGQSRFVSEELAKSDRPELTAASIIVSGGRGMGNGDNFEILYSLADKLGAAVGASRAAVDAGFVPNDMQVGQTGKVVAPDLYIAVGISGAIQHLAGMKDSKVIVAINKDEDAPIFQIADYGLVADLFDVIPELTNQV
- a CDS encoding AraC family transcriptional regulator; protein product: MRYKHHSISVHFAQAIVKRAIERGLDEAQLLNESGLSKALLVNNEVRITPEQLSRLMQSVWRSADDEYLCFGSEPSRHGVFNLMAKQVSHSASLRQVYRRGTRFYNLVARATQLKFEEREKYARFYLTLTQPELDPQHVLIDFLLLLWHRFPSWLIGQRIPLRQIGFMHAKPVHYEEYRLMFPCEVVYEQQSNYFEFEHAILSAPVVQTQQNLNDYLQRCPLDWFKRQSYFPVFTRKVLNYLEATDDMASISMTDIAQQLHTTIRTLRRKLLEEGTSFQELKDSVRRDEAIHYLSQPDLPISQVGRLLGFTEPATFARAFKSWTGVAPSMYRKSKIR